The following is a genomic window from Aquipuribacter sp. SD81.
TCCCCGGCCGCGGGGGGCTCCAACGAGGCCGTCCGGGTCGCCCGCGGGCTGGCCGCCGACAACCCGGACTGGGTCATGCTCGACCAGTACGCCAACGAGGCCAACGCCCGCGCGCACTACGAGTCGACGGGCCCGGAGCTGCTCGACGACCTCCCCGAGATCACCCACTTCGTCGCCGGTCTCGGCACGACGGGCACGTTGATGGGCGCCGGGCGCTTCCTCAAGGAGAAGGTGCCGGACGTGCAGGTCGTCGCGGCGGAGCCGCGCTACGGCGAGCTGGTGTACGGGCTGCGCAACCTCGACGAGGGGTTCGTGCCGGAGCTGTACGACGAGACCGTCCTCGACCGGCGGTTCTCGGTCGGCCCGCGGGACGCGGTGCGGCGGACCCGCGAGCTGCTCGCCGAGGAGGGCATCTGGGCGGGGGTCTCGACCGGCGCGATCCTCCACGCCGCGCTCGGCGTCGCCGCCCGCGCGCAGCGGGCCGGTGAGCGCGCCGACATCGCCTTCCTCGTGTGCGACGGCGGCTGGAAGTACCTGTCGACGGGTGCCTTCGACGGCGACCTCGACGCCGCCGAGGAGGCGCTCGAGGGTCGTCTGTGGGCGTAGGCGCGTAGCATCCGGGCCGTGCTGGAGGAGCTCGACGCCCCCATCGGGATCTTCGACTCGGGGGTCGGCGGGCTCACCGTGGCCCGGGCGGTGCTCGACCAGCTGCCGCACGAGCCGATCCGCTACCTCGGCGACACCGCCCGCACGCCGTACGGCCCGCGGCCGATCGCCGAGGTGCGCCGCTTCGCGCTGGACTGCCTGGACCGCCTCGTCGACGACGGCGTGAAGCTGCTGGTGATCGCGTGCAACTCCGCGAGCGCCGCCATGCTGCGCGACGCGCGCGAGCGCTACGACGTCCCCGTCGTGGAGGTGATCCAGCCCGCGGTGCGCCGCGCGGTCGCCGCGACGCGCTCGGGGCGGGTCGGGGTGATCGGGACCCGCGCGACGGTCTCCTCCGGCGCGTACGAGGACGCCTTCGCCGCCGCCGTCCACCTCGACCTCACGACGCGCGCGTGCCCGCGCTTCGTGGAGTTCGTCGAGCAGGGGGTGACGAGCGGGCCGGAGCTGCTCGCGGTCGCGGAGGAGTACCTGCAGCCGGTGCGCCGGGCCGGGGTCGACACCCTCGTGCTCGGCTGCACGCACTACCCGCTGCTCACCGGGGTGATCGGCTACGTCATGGGGGAGGACGTCACGCTCGTGTCGAGCGCGGAGGAGACCGCCAAGGACGTGTACCGCGTCCTCACCCGGCACGGCCTGCACCGCCCCGACGACGCGCCCCCGCCCCGGCACCGCTTCCTCGCGACCGGGGACGCCGCGTCGTTCCGCGCGCTCGCCGGCCGCTTCCTCGGGCCCGTCGTCGGGGCGGTCGAGCTGTCGAGCGCGCCGAGCGGGAGCCCCGTGTGAGGCTCACCGTCGTCGGCTGCGCCGGCTCGTTCCCGGGACCGGACTCCGCCGCCTCGTGCTACCTCGTCGAGGCGCCCGCGGCGGACGGCACGACCACGCGGGTCGTGCTCGACCTCGGCAGCGGCGCGCTCGGGCCGCTGCAGCGCCACCTCGACCCGCGTGCGCTCGACGCGGTCCTGCTGTCGCACCTGCACGCCGACCACTGCCTCGACCTCACCGGCCTGTACGTCATGCAGCGGCACCACCCCGACGGCCCGGCGCGCCGCCGTGTCCCGGTGCACGGGCCGTCCGGCACCGGCGCGCGGCTCGCGCGCGGGTACGACCTCGACGACCCCGCCGCCATGTCCGGCGAGCTCGACGTCCGAGAGTGGCGGCCCGGGGTGCCGGTCCGGGTCGGCGGCCTCACCGTGACGGCGTTCCCGGCCCGGCACCCGGTCGAGGCGTACGCGCTGCGGGTGGTCGGCCCGGGCGCGGACGGCCGCGAGCGGGTGCTCGCGTACTCCGGCGACACCGACAGCTGCGACGGCCTGCTCGACGCCGCCCGCGGCGCCGACCTGCTGCTGTGCGAGGCCGCGTTCGTCGAGGGCCGCGACACCGAGCGCGGCATCCACCTGACGGGCCGGCGGGCGGCGGAGGCGGCGCGCGAGGCGGGGGTCCGTTCGCTGCTGCTCACGCACGTGCCCGCCTGGAACGACCCCGGCGTCGCCGAGCGGGAGGCACGGGAGGTCCTCGACGGGCCGGTGGCGACCGCCCGTCCCGGGCTCGCCGTCGAGGTGTGAGCGAGGTCGACCGCCGTGCCGACCGTCCCGACGGGGTGGTCGGCGCGCGCGCATAGGGTGTCGCGCGTGACCTCCCCCCGCCACGACGGCCGTGCCCCCGACCAGCTCCGCGAGGTCCGCCTCACGCGCGGCTGGACCGACAACCCCGAGGGCAGCGTGCTCGTGGAGTTCGGCCGCACCCGGGTCATGTGCACCGCGAGCTTCACCCCGGGCGTGCCGCGCTGGCGCAAGGGCTCCGGGCAGGGGTGGGTGACCGCGGAGTACGCGATGCTGCCGCGCTCGACCTCGACGCGCAGCGACCGCGAGTCCGTCAAGGGCCGCGTCGGCGGGCGCACGCACGAGATCTCCCGGCTCGTGG
Proteins encoded in this region:
- a CDS encoding PLP-dependent cysteine synthase family protein; this encodes MRAQSLLDTVGGTPLVHLARLSPSPTVRLWAKLEDRNPTGSVKDRPATWMVRAAEADGRLRPGATLLEPTSGNTGISLAMAARRAGYRLVVVVPENVSEERVRLLRLYGAEVRFSPAAGGSNEAVRVARGLAADNPDWVMLDQYANEANARAHYESTGPELLDDLPEITHFVAGLGTTGTLMGAGRFLKEKVPDVQVVAAEPRYGELVYGLRNLDEGFVPELYDETVLDRRFSVGPRDAVRRTRELLAEEGIWAGVSTGAILHAALGVAARAQRAGERADIAFLVCDGGWKYLSTGAFDGDLDAAEEALEGRLWA
- the murI gene encoding glutamate racemase, which gives rise to MLEELDAPIGIFDSGVGGLTVARAVLDQLPHEPIRYLGDTARTPYGPRPIAEVRRFALDCLDRLVDDGVKLLVIACNSASAAMLRDARERYDVPVVEVIQPAVRRAVAATRSGRVGVIGTRATVSSGAYEDAFAAAVHLDLTTRACPRFVEFVEQGVTSGPELLAVAEEYLQPVRRAGVDTLVLGCTHYPLLTGVIGYVMGEDVTLVSSAEETAKDVYRVLTRHGLHRPDDAPPPRHRFLATGDAASFRALAGRFLGPVVGAVELSSAPSGSPV
- a CDS encoding MBL fold metallo-hydrolase, whose amino-acid sequence is MRLTVVGCAGSFPGPDSAASCYLVEAPAADGTTTRVVLDLGSGALGPLQRHLDPRALDAVLLSHLHADHCLDLTGLYVMQRHHPDGPARRRVPVHGPSGTGARLARGYDLDDPAAMSGELDVREWRPGVPVRVGGLTVTAFPARHPVEAYALRVVGPGADGRERVLAYSGDTDSCDGLLDAARGADLLLCEAAFVEGRDTERGIHLTGRRAAEAAREAGVRSLLLTHVPAWNDPGVAEREAREVLDGPVATARPGLAVEV